A section of the Papio anubis isolate 15944 chromosome 4, Panubis1.0, whole genome shotgun sequence genome encodes:
- the LOC116274643 gene encoding vacuolar fusion protein CCZ1 homolog B-like — MAAAAAGAGSGPWATQEKQFPPVLLSFFIYNPRFGPREGEVCGGGRARSQRARGTASVPPGEAALWFCPPRAARTLAGRDSPVRAEMPGNLQHYGRFLTGPLNLNDPDAKCRFPKIFVNTHDAYEELHLIVYKAMFFSVCFLFYTSIQPTLDFCRRLDSVVGPQLTVLASDICEQFNINKRMSGSEKEPQFKFIYFNHMNLDEKSTVHMRKTPSVSPLRHPDLMKILGDINSDFTRVDEDEEIIVKAMSDYWVVGKKSDRRELYVILNQKNANLIEVNGRSCQVHVAVYNNPSLHQQNDKAFSPALPTASANARPSHG; from the exons ATGGCTGCAGCGGCGGCTGGGGCCGGGAGCGGGCCCTGGGCGACCCAGGAGAAGCAGTTCCCGCCCGTGCTGctgagtttcttcatctacaaccCGCGCTTCGGGCCGCGCGAAGGAGAGGTATGCGGAGGGGGCCGCGCGCGGAGTCAACGGGCCCGAGGGACGGCGTCGGTACCCCCCGGGGAGGCGGCCCTGTGGTTCTGCCCACCTCGAGCGGCACGGACC TTAGCAGGAAGGGATTCTCCAGTAAGAGCAGAAATGCCAGGAAATCTTCAGCACTATGGAAG atttcttaCCGGACCCTTGAACCTTAATGATCCAGATGCAAAATGCAGATTCCCcaaaatttttgtaaatacaCATGACGCTTATGAAGAGCTCCATTTAATTGTTTATAAG GCCATGT tcttctctgttTGTTTCTTGTTCTACA CCTCTATCCAGCCAACGCTGGATTTTTGCCGAAGACTGGACAGCGTCGTCGGGCCCCAGCTCACGGTCCTGGCCTCTGACATCTGCGAGCAGTTTAACATCAACAAGAGGATGTCTGG GTCTGAGAAAGAACCCCAGTTTAAGTTTATTTACTTCAACCACATGAATCTGGACGAGAAGAGCACAGTTCACATGAGGAAAACGCCCAGTGTGTCACCACTGCGGCACCCGGATTTAATGAAGATTCTCGGTGACATCAACAGTGACTTCACCAG AGTGGATGAGGATGAGGAGATCATCGTGAAGGCCATGAGTGATTACTGGGTTGTTGGAAAGAAGTCTGATCGGCGGGAGCTCTATGTTATTTTGAATCAAAAAAATGCAAACCTGATTGAAGTAAATG GGAGAAGCTGCCAGGTTCATGTGGCCGTTTACAACAATCCCTCTTTACACCAGCAGAATGATAAGGcattttctcctgccctccccactgCAAGCGCCAATGCGCGCCCATCTCACGGGTGA